A stretch of DNA from Roseovarius faecimaris:
TCGACCTTTATCGTGGGCTATCCGGGCGAAACCGAGGCCGAATTCCAGACCTTGCTCGACTGGCTGGAGGAAGCGCAGCTCGATCGGGTGGGATGTTTCAAATACGAGAACGTGGAAGGCGCGCGGTCCAACGCCCTGCCCGACCATGTGGATGAAGGTGTGAAGAACGACCGCTGGAATCGCTTTATGGAAAAAGCGCAGGCGATTTCTGTGGAGAAACTGGCGGCCAAGGTTGGATCGATTCAGCAGGTGATTGTCGATGATATCGACGAAGACGGTATCGCCACCTGCCGCACCAAGGCCGATGCGCCCGAGATCGACGGCTGTTTGTTCATCGACGAAGGCACCGAGGCGCTGTCGGTCGGCGATATGGTGAGCGTCGAGGTGGACGAGGCCGGGGAATATGATCTCTGGGGGCGTCTGGTCTGAACGCCCGCATCATTCGGCACGGAGCGAAGCCAGAGAGAATCGACTTGATTTGTTATTAATAACAGATAATTGCGGCGCATAATTCAGATTGCCCACAGGATATACACAGGTTATCCACACTCCGCCCGGCCTCACAATCCCGCGAGCGGAAACAGAGTTTCCCCAACGTTACCAGTGACTTGCCAAAGGAAGCTTGGCAAGCTTGAAACTGCGCATGACGGATGGATAAAATTCATCCCGAATTGCGGGCAAAGACCGTGCGGGGAGACAACATAATCTTGACCCATGATCGGCATTCTGATGGCGCAAAGTTATGTGACCCTGCCTTCAGGAGGCATGAGCCGATGTCGTATCCGCAATACAGCAAAGCCGAAAGGATCGCCGACGGGGTGGTCCATGTGTTTGGTATAGGCGCGGCCCTGACCGGGGTCTGGGTGTTGTTTGCCATTCTGGATCAGAAGCTTGCAGGCGGAACCTACACCGCCGTGGCTGTCTATGCCGGGGCGCTGGTGCTGATGCTGAGCGCCTCGGGCGCCTATCACATCCTGGCGCATACCAGCGCGCGGCCCATCCTGCGGCGGATCGATCACGCGGCGATCTATGTGAAAATCGCGGGCACCTTCACGCCGCTGACGGTGATGCTGGGCTCGGGCTTTGCCTATGTCCTTCTGGCACTTGTCTGGCTTCTGGCGCTCATCGGGGCGTCGGCCAAGCTGATGGCGCGGCGCGGGGAAATGGGCACGGCGTGGCTGCCGTACTTCCTGCTTGGGGCGGCGGGGGTGCTGCTTTTTGTGCCGCTGGCGGGGGTTGTGTCGCTGCTGAGCCTGGTGCTGATGGGGCTGGGCGGGCTGCTCTATACGGTGGGCATCCTGTTTTACTGCTGGGAGAAGCTGCCTTATGCCAACGCGATCTGGCATGTTTTTGTGCTGGCGGCCTCGGCGTCGTTCTTTCTGGGCATCACGACCGCGCTGGCGCAGGCCCGCTGATCCCGCGTTTCAGGCGGATTTGCGGTGGCGCAGGCGTTCCAGCACCTCGGCATTCAGGCAATGCTGTGGCGCATCGCAATGCGCGGGACGGCATTTGGCAAGCCAGGACTCACAGGCACCGACATTGGGGCATGTGCGGCAGGTGGTGACAAGCCTGGCGTAATCGGGGGCCGAAAGCTCGCCCGCGGCCATCGCGTCATAGAGGCTGACCCCCATTGCGCGCGCCACCGAACGGGTCAGCCAGAAGTGCCGGGCGGGATCGCCCAGAAATCTTATTTCAGCGCTCATTCTCTTTCTCCTGGCCCCAGGGGCCAATCGGGGCCTGAAGGCGCGCGCACGCGATCAGGCTGTTTTGCCCTCTCTCAAACGGACGAGCATATCGGCATTGCGGCAATAGTCCGGAGCCTCATCCGCCGATCCCTGCCGCGCGGCGAGCCATGTCTCGCAGTCACCGGG
This window harbors:
- the trhA gene encoding PAQR family membrane homeostasis protein TrhA, whose translation is MSYPQYSKAERIADGVVHVFGIGAALTGVWVLFAILDQKLAGGTYTAVAVYAGALVLMLSASGAYHILAHTSARPILRRIDHAAIYVKIAGTFTPLTVMLGSGFAYVLLALVWLLALIGASAKLMARRGEMGTAWLPYFLLGAAGVLLFVPLAGVVSLLSLVLMGLGGLLYTVGILFYCWEKLPYANAIWHVFVLAASASFFLGITTALAQAR
- a CDS encoding DUF6455 family protein, with the protein product MSAEIRFLGDPARHFWLTRSVARAMGVSLYDAMAAGELSAPDYARLVTTCRTCPNVGACESWLAKCRPAHCDAPQHCLNAEVLERLRHRKSA